In the genome of Fusobacterium necrogenes, one region contains:
- a CDS encoding RrF2 family transcriptional regulator yields the protein MKISTRVRYGLKALVYIADKSSENKLIRIKEISDEQGVSVQYLEQILFRLKNENIIEGKRGPNGGYKLAKEPKEITLHQLYKILDEEEKVIDCNESEEHKAVCSDGTCSGKCIWGKLDSAMTKILEETTLEEFIKNKDMI from the coding sequence AAGAGTAAGATATGGACTGAAGGCGCTAGTATATATAGCGGATAAAAGTAGTGAGAATAAGCTTATAAGAATAAAAGAGATATCTGATGAGCAAGGAGTTTCTGTTCAATATTTAGAACAGATACTTTTTAGATTAAAAAACGAGAATATAATAGAGGGAAAAAGAGGACCAAATGGTGGTTACAAATTAGCAAAAGAACCTAAAGAAATAACTCTACATCAGCTTTATAAAATACTTGATGAAGAGGAAAAGGTCATAGATTGTAACGAGAGTGAGGAACATAAAGCAGTGTGTAGCGATGGAACTTGTTCAGGAAAATGTATTTGGGGGAAATTAGATAGTGCTATGACTAAGATACTAGAAGAAACAACCTTAGAAGAATTTATAAAAAATAAAGATATGATCTAG
- the mtaB gene encoding tRNA (N(6)-L-threonylcarbamoyladenosine(37)-C(2))-methylthiotransferase MtaB gives MNFNKRVAFYTLGCKVNQYETESIKNQLIQKGYTETAFEDEADIYIVNSCTVTSVADRKTRNMLRRAKKVNPNSKVIVTGCYAQTNSKELLEMEDIDYVIGNKYKKGIVNFVDDIENRTMERLKNDNIFDEYEYTEYEFATLREMSRAYVKIQDGCNNFCSYCKIPFARGRSRSRKKESILKEIKRLVSEGFKEVILIGINLGAYGEDLEDEIGFEDLLEEVLQIENLERVRIGSVYPDKISDRFIEMFKYKKLMPHLHISLQSCDDTILKMMKRNYGSNLIDERLSKLKNNVEGMEYTADIIVGFPGETQEMFQNSYDLINKIGFSGLHIFQYSDREKTIASKLENKVDPKIKKERADKLEELKKEMSTKERKKYIGHSLKVLIEEEIDGYLYGYSDNYLRVKVKGEKEKINEIVEVKIASLEKELLLADE, from the coding sequence ATGAATTTCAATAAAAGAGTGGCTTTTTATACTTTAGGATGTAAGGTAAATCAATATGAAACGGAGAGTATAAAAAACCAACTTATTCAAAAGGGATATACAGAAACAGCTTTTGAAGATGAGGCTGATATCTATATAGTTAATTCTTGTACTGTTACAAGTGTAGCAGATAGAAAGACAAGAAATATGTTAAGAAGAGCTAAAAAAGTAAATCCAAATAGTAAAGTAATAGTTACAGGGTGCTATGCACAAACTAATAGTAAAGAGCTATTAGAAATGGAAGATATAGATTATGTTATAGGAAATAAGTATAAAAAGGGAATAGTAAATTTTGTTGATGATATTGAAAATCGAACAATGGAAAGATTAAAAAATGATAATATTTTTGATGAATATGAGTATACGGAGTATGAATTTGCAACTTTAAGGGAGATGTCAAGAGCATATGTAAAGATACAAGATGGGTGCAATAATTTTTGCTCATATTGTAAAATACCATTTGCAAGAGGAAGAAGTAGATCAAGGAAAAAAGAAAGTATCTTAAAAGAGATAAAAAGGCTTGTGAGCGAAGGATTTAAAGAAGTAATTTTAATAGGAATAAATCTTGGAGCTTATGGAGAAGATTTAGAGGATGAGATAGGATTTGAAGATTTATTAGAAGAGGTTCTACAGATAGAAAATTTAGAAAGGGTTAGAATAGGATCTGTATACCCAGATAAAATTTCAGATAGATTTATAGAGATGTTTAAATATAAAAAGCTCATGCCACATCTTCATATATCTCTTCAATCGTGTGATGATACAATTTTGAAGATGATGAAGAGAAATTATGGAAGTAATTTAATAGATGAAAGGCTTTCAAAGTTGAAAAATAATGTAGAAGGAATGGAGTACACAGCTGATATTATAGTTGGTTTCCCAGGAGAAACACAAGAGATGTTTCAAAATTCTTATGACTTAATAAATAAGATTGGATTTTCAGGACTACATATTTTTCAGTATTCAGATAGAGAGAAGACAATAGCAAGTAAGTTAGAAAATAAGGTAGACCCAAAGATAAAAAAAGAAAGAGCAGATAAATTAGAAGAATTAAAAAAAGAAATGTCTACAAAGGAAAGAAAAAAATATATAGGACACAGTTTAAAAGTTTTAATAGAGGAGGAAATAGATGGATATTTATATGGATATAGTGATAACTATTTAAGAGTGAAAGTAAAAGGAGAGAAAGAGAAAATAAATGAGATAGTAGAGGTGAAAATTGCCTCACTAGAAAAGGAGTTGTTGTTGGCAGATGAATAG
- the yhbY gene encoding ribosome assembly RNA-binding protein YhbY, producing the protein MELTSKKRAYLRKKAHGLDALVRIGKDGVTTNLIQSILDAIESRELLKVKILQNCEEEKEEVLVQLSKYKEFEVVGMIGRTIILFKENKDKPVVSLELKNI; encoded by the coding sequence ATGGAGTTAACAAGTAAAAAAAGAGCGTACTTGAGGAAGAAAGCACATGGTTTAGATGCTTTGGTAAGAATAGGAAAGGATGGGGTCACAACTAATTTAATTCAAAGTATATTGGATGCTATAGAATCAAGAGAGTTATTAAAAGTAAAGATTCTTCAAAATTGTGAAGAGGAAAAGGAAGAGGTATTAGTACAACTTTCTAAATATAAGGAATTTGAAGTAGTTGGAATGATAGGAAGAACTATTATTTTGTTTAAGGAGAATAAAGATAAGCCAGTTGTGTCTTTAGAGCTGAAAAATATTTAA
- a CDS encoding LytR C-terminal domain-containing protein translates to MNRRVRAIFTVIFIIIVLGGFLFLNSMRKNPELDKNSSYLIIGKENLIAVYQDKLALRIPYEINIDKEKTFGELVNRKNEEEVLKIVNKVLPVPLSNYVRVKFGKVNLNVKNAKNIPETTVDNKRYIVTSSLHSLYETLYNEQGNKNELNENIIVDVLNANGINGYARRTGENLKNKLGMKYNAANYEKNLEESYIILNDISIEKAEDIVMQLNEKYFKIQQVPTIPTLANIVVVLGQEKNIDFVVEVLGDDISNVQNVGNELKREGYKKVEIEKEKTKADNSIIEYVAEDYFIAYKISKILNIDNLIENNNLKNKIRVIIK, encoded by the coding sequence ATGAATAGAAGAGTAAGGGCAATATTTACAGTGATTTTTATAATAATTGTACTAGGAGGTTTTCTATTTTTAAACTCTATGAGAAAAAATCCAGAATTGGATAAAAATAGTAGTTATCTCATAATAGGAAAAGAAAATTTAATAGCTGTTTATCAAGATAAATTAGCATTGAGAATACCTTATGAGATAAATATAGATAAAGAAAAAACTTTTGGCGAATTAGTCAATAGAAAAAATGAAGAAGAGGTTTTAAAAATAGTAAATAAAGTTTTACCAGTTCCTTTAAGTAATTATGTAAGAGTAAAATTTGGAAAAGTCAATTTAAATGTAAAAAATGCTAAAAATATACCTGAAACAACAGTAGATAATAAAAGATATATAGTTACATCTAGTTTACATTCATTGTATGAGACATTGTATAATGAGCAAGGAAATAAAAATGAGTTAAATGAAAATATTATAGTAGATGTATTGAATGCCAACGGAATAAATGGTTATGCTAGAAGAACTGGGGAAAATTTAAAAAATAAGTTAGGAATGAAATATAATGCTGCTAACTACGAAAAAAATCTAGAAGAAAGTTATATTATTTTAAATGATATTTCAATTGAAAAAGCTGAGGATATAGTTATGCAACTAAATGAGAAGTATTTTAAAATTCAACAAGTACCTACTATACCTACTTTAGCTAATATTGTGGTAGTTTTAGGACAGGAAAAAAATATAGATTTTGTTGTAGAAGTACTAGGTGATGATATTTCAAATGTTCAAAATGTAGGAAATGAATTAAAAAGAGAAGGTTATAAGAAAGTTGAAATTGAAAAAGAAAAAACTAAGGCTGATAACTCAATAATAGAGTATGTTGCCGAAGATTATTTCATTGCTTATAAAATTTCTAAAATATTAAATATAGATAATTTGATTGAAAATAATAATTTAAAAAATAAAATAAGAGTGATAATAAAGTAG
- the dxs gene encoding 1-deoxy-D-xylulose-5-phosphate synthase gives MEEIFKMSIDEMNKKVYEIREILIETVSRNGGHLSSNLGIVELTLALHKVFDFSKDRLIFDVGHQSYVHKLLTGRDKEFSTLRQRGGIGPFSDPKESNTDPFISGHAGTGLSAGAGIAMASPEKKVVVVVGDAAISNGHSLEALNNIGGNKLKNMIVILNDNEMSIGENVGSLSKFFGKFMVSEKYMNFRDDIKGLIKKLKADKFSDTLERVEFSVKNFFLPLNMLESLGFKFFGVLDGHNLEELISTFNKIKNINGPIFIHIKTQKGKGYSYAEKDKEKFHGISPFDMKTGNTASSVKTYSSIFGSEIVRLAQEDEKIYTICSGMVKGTGLGDFFKKFPERAIDTGIAEGHAVTFAGGLATQGKKPYVAIYSTFLQRAYSQLIHDISLQKLPVRFIVDRAGIVGEDGKTHNGLYDLSIFLTIPNYTVLVPSTSKELVEMLEFSRDFESGPLVIRIPREVEYNVEDAKEFKFGKWTELRKGKDNLFIAIGSMVKEILDIEDNLKARGIEGTIVNASTVRPLDEKYLLESVKEYKNIFVLEEAYEKNSFGSSIIEFFNERNIGVLVRKIALKEGAIPHGKRSELLEEFGLRGENLIKRIEEKINGGKK, from the coding sequence ATGGAAGAAATATTTAAAATGAGTATAGATGAGATGAATAAGAAAGTATACGAGATTAGAGAGATTTTGATAGAAACAGTAAGTAGAAATGGTGGACATCTATCTTCAAATTTAGGAATAGTAGAGTTAACTCTAGCCTTACATAAGGTTTTTGATTTTTCAAAAGACAGATTAATATTTGATGTAGGGCATCAATCTTATGTTCATAAATTACTTACTGGTAGAGATAAAGAGTTCTCAACCTTAAGACAAAGAGGTGGTATAGGTCCGTTTAGTGATCCTAAAGAGAGTAATACTGATCCTTTTATTTCTGGACATGCAGGAACTGGACTTTCAGCTGGTGCTGGAATAGCTATGGCTTCTCCAGAAAAAAAAGTAGTTGTAGTAGTAGGAGATGCCGCTATATCTAATGGACACTCATTAGAGGCCTTAAATAATATAGGTGGAAATAAATTAAAAAATATGATAGTTATCTTAAACGATAATGAGATGTCAATAGGAGAAAATGTAGGTTCACTTTCAAAATTTTTTGGTAAGTTTATGGTAAGTGAAAAGTATATGAATTTTAGAGATGATATAAAAGGGTTAATTAAAAAATTAAAGGCTGATAAATTTTCAGATACCTTAGAGAGAGTAGAATTTTCTGTAAAGAATTTCTTTTTACCTTTGAACATGTTAGAAAGTTTAGGATTTAAATTTTTTGGAGTTTTAGATGGTCATAATCTAGAGGAATTAATATCAACTTTTAATAAGATAAAAAATATAAATGGACCAATATTTATACATATAAAAACTCAAAAAGGAAAAGGGTACTCTTATGCTGAGAAGGATAAAGAGAAATTTCATGGGATTTCTCCTTTTGATATGAAAACTGGAAATACTGCTTCAAGTGTAAAAACTTATTCAAGTATATTTGGAAGTGAAATAGTAAGATTGGCTCAAGAAGATGAAAAGATATATACTATATGTTCTGGTATGGTAAAAGGAACAGGACTTGGAGATTTTTTTAAAAAATTTCCAGAGCGAGCTATAGACACTGGTATAGCTGAAGGGCATGCTGTCACATTTGCTGGTGGTCTTGCCACTCAAGGAAAAAAACCATATGTGGCTATATATTCTACATTTTTACAAAGAGCTTATAGTCAACTCATTCATGATATCTCCTTACAAAAATTACCTGTTAGATTTATAGTTGATAGGGCTGGAATAGTTGGAGAAGATGGAAAAACTCATAATGGACTCTATGATTTATCGATATTTTTAACTATTCCAAATTATACAGTTTTAGTTCCTTCTACATCGAAAGAATTAGTTGAAATGTTAGAATTTTCTAGAGATTTTGAATCTGGACCTTTAGTTATAAGAATTCCAAGAGAGGTAGAATATAATGTGGAAGATGCCAAAGAGTTTAAGTTTGGAAAATGGACGGAATTAAGAAAAGGTAAAGATAATCTTTTTATAGCTATAGGAAGTATGGTTAAAGAGATTCTTGATATAGAAGATAATTTGAAAGCTAGAGGAATAGAAGGTACGATTGTTAATGCTTCTACCGTAAGACCACTAGATGAAAAATATCTTTTAGAGTCTGTAAAAGAGTATAAAAATATATTTGTTTTAGAAGAAGCCTATGAGAAAAACTCTTTTGGAAGTAGTATAATAGAATTTTTTAATGAAAGAAATATAGGTGTATTGGTAAGAAAAATAGCTTTAAAGGAGGGAGCTATTCCTCATGGAAAAAGAAGTGAGCTTTTGGAAGAGTTTGGATTGAGAGGCGAAAATTTAATAAAAAGAATTGAGGAAAAAATAAATGGAGGAAAAAAATAG
- the mrdA gene encoding penicillin-binding protein 2, with translation MKRRNINIKLGEDNSARDIILKFFILLVFFLIAFRMFYLQVLMGDKYSYLSQRNRIKIKEVEAPRGKIYDRKGRLVVTNGSGYRLVYLQERKQTPEILKEISEVTGYSEEYISKRIKYGEIFPYTRENVIIDDLKPEIAHKLVEQLMDYPYLQVQTYSKRRYLYDDVAAHSIGYVKKISEKEYERLKDQGYGPRDIIGKDGLESEYDKELQGEDGYEYIEVNALNRLQRKIEEKKNPIPGKDIYITLDMELQEYMEKQFEADGRSGAFIALNPKNGEILTMVSYPTYSLNMFSSQISYDEWDKIINDPRKPLSNKAIAGEYPPGSVFKVVSAIAFLENGIDPKEQYYDKNGYYQIGKWRWRAWKAGGHGYTDMRKSIIESANPYYYKNSDKIGHKPIIDVAASFGLGDRTGIDIPGEKKGLLPDVVWKKKMIGSGWFKGDTILLSIGQGYLLTTPLQIANLYTAIANRGEVYTPHLVKEFQDFKGNIYPVEPQKEKIKQYPKSYYNILNDALVATVSEDNGTTKILRTKGIDVAAKSGSAQNAHSKITHAWVAGYFPAENPEIVFATILEGAGGGGAVAGGMTRKFIDKYLEIKNRPEADLEKNKEFENEKS, from the coding sequence ATGAAGAGAAGGAATATTAATATAAAACTTGGTGAGGATAATAGTGCTAGAGATATAATATTGAAGTTCTTTATATTGCTAGTTTTTTTTCTTATTGCTTTTAGAATGTTTTATCTACAAGTTTTAATGGGAGATAAATATTCCTATCTCTCTCAAAGAAATAGAATCAAGATAAAAGAGGTAGAAGCCCCTAGAGGAAAGATATATGATAGAAAAGGAAGGCTTGTTGTAACAAATGGGTCTGGGTATAGATTGGTATATCTCCAAGAGAGAAAACAAACACCTGAGATTTTAAAAGAAATTAGTGAAGTAACTGGTTACAGTGAAGAGTATATTTCAAAAAGAATAAAATATGGAGAAATTTTTCCATATACTAGGGAAAATGTAATAATTGATGATTTGAAGCCAGAGATAGCTCATAAATTGGTTGAACAATTGATGGATTATCCATATCTTCAAGTACAAACTTATTCAAAGAGAAGATATCTATATGATGATGTAGCGGCACATAGTATAGGTTATGTAAAGAAAATTTCTGAAAAGGAGTATGAAAGGCTAAAGGATCAAGGATATGGGCCGAGGGATATCATTGGTAAAGATGGACTTGAGAGTGAGTATGATAAGGAACTTCAAGGGGAAGATGGCTATGAATACATAGAAGTAAATGCACTTAATAGACTTCAAAGAAAAATAGAGGAAAAAAAGAATCCAATTCCAGGTAAAGATATATATATAACGTTGGATATGGAGCTTCAAGAATATATGGAAAAACAATTTGAAGCGGATGGAAGATCAGGAGCTTTCATAGCTTTAAATCCTAAAAATGGGGAGATACTTACAATGGTAAGTTATCCTACATATTCATTAAATATGTTTAGTTCACAAATATCCTATGATGAATGGGATAAAATAATAAATGATCCTAGAAAACCACTTTCTAATAAGGCAATAGCAGGAGAGTATCCACCAGGATCAGTATTTAAAGTAGTATCAGCAATAGCCTTTTTAGAAAATGGAATAGATCCAAAAGAGCAATATTATGATAAAAATGGATATTATCAGATAGGAAAATGGAGATGGAGAGCATGGAAAGCTGGAGGACATGGGTATACAGATATGAGAAAATCCATTATTGAGTCTGCTAACCCATATTACTATAAAAATTCAGATAAGATTGGACATAAGCCAATCATAGATGTAGCTGCATCTTTTGGATTAGGAGATAGAACTGGGATAGATATTCCAGGAGAGAAAAAAGGTTTACTTCCTGACGTAGTTTGGAAAAAGAAAATGATAGGAAGTGGTTGGTTTAAGGGAGATACTATTTTGTTATCAATAGGACAAGGGTATCTTTTAACAACACCATTACAAATAGCAAATCTTTATACTGCAATTGCAAATAGAGGAGAGGTATATACTCCACATCTAGTAAAAGAATTTCAAGATTTTAAAGGAAATATATATCCAGTAGAACCACAAAAGGAGAAGATAAAACAGTATCCTAAATCTTATTATAATATTTTAAATGATGCTTTGGTAGCAACTGTATCAGAAGATAATGGGACAACGAAGATTTTGAGAACAAAGGGAATAGATGTAGCTGCAAAGAGTGGTTCAGCTCAAAATGCTCATTCAAAGATAACTCATGCTTGGGTAGCTGGATATTTCCCTGCTGAAAATCCGGAGATAGTCTTTGCTACTATTTTAGAAGGAGCTGGAGGAGGAGGGGCTGTAGCTGGTGGAATGACTAGGAAATTTATTGATAAGTACCTAGAAATAAAAAACAGACCTGAAGCTGATCTTGAAAAGAATAAAGAATTTGAAAATGAAAAGTCGTAA
- a CDS encoding RsmE family RNA methyltransferase codes for MISVIISEKNIFENKIVVDDKADINHLKNVFRVKVNEKIRAVDGKKEYFCRVEELDKKSITLIIDEVFEDRFSTKIKIDAAIGILKNDKMDLTIQKLTEIGINKLIPLNTKRGVAKVSEKKEKWDLIVKEALKQCQAVRPLIISDVLKIENLKLEEYDLVIVPYECEEEYTLKNLLIKRKDMIEKILYIIGPEGGFDESEIEYLKNNGANIVTLGKRILRAETASIVVGGVLINEFQ; via the coding sequence ATGATAAGTGTTATAATATCAGAAAAGAATATTTTTGAAAATAAAATCGTGGTAGATGATAAAGCTGATATCAATCATTTAAAAAATGTTTTTAGAGTGAAAGTAAATGAGAAAATAAGGGCAGTAGATGGGAAAAAAGAATATTTTTGTAGAGTAGAGGAGTTAGATAAAAAAAGCATAACCTTGATTATAGATGAAGTTTTTGAAGATAGATTTTCTACAAAAATAAAAATAGATGCTGCCATTGGAATTTTAAAAAATGATAAAATGGATTTAACTATTCAAAAACTTACTGAAATAGGTATAAATAAGTTAATACCTCTAAATACTAAAAGAGGTGTGGCGAAAGTAAGTGAAAAGAAGGAAAAATGGGATTTGATAGTAAAAGAGGCTTTAAAACAATGTCAAGCAGTGAGGCCTTTAATTATCAGTGATGTATTGAAAATAGAGAATTTGAAGTTGGAAGAGTATGACCTAGTGATTGTACCCTATGAATGTGAAGAGGAATATACTTTGAAAAATCTTTTAATTAAAAGAAAAGATATGATAGAAAAAATACTCTACATAATAGGACCAGAAGGTGGTTTTGATGAATCTGAAATAGAATATTTAAAAAATAATGGTGCTAATATAGTGACGTTAGGGAAAAGAATCCTAAGGGCAGAAACAGCTTCTATTGTGGTAGGAGGAGTTTTAATTAATGAATTTCAATAA
- a CDS encoding RNase J family beta-CASP ribonuclease codes for MLRTEKGSISQEKKKRLERKIKMATKSTEVVEIKEKIKAIKDEIKDLKNEKPKKSTLKLNKEKKIEKVVVVETKEAKAQKEEKMYVIPLGGLEEVGKNSTVVQYRDEIIIIDSGVIFPDDNLLGIDLVIPDFSFLENNKDKIKGLFVTHGHEDHIGSIPYLYQKIDKSVPMFGGKLTLALAKSKFENGFGKDIPKMKEVKGRTKIKVGKYFTVEFIKVTHSITDAYSILVTTPAGTVFHTGDFKIDLTPVDGDGVDFARLSQIGEQGVDLMLSDSTNSEVDGFTPSERSVGEAFKVEFSKAKGRIIVAAFASHVHRLQQIVNVSKEYGRKIAIDGRSLVKVFEIAGSLGYLKVPNDMMVPLSEVDALKDNKVVILCTGTQGEPMAALSRIAKNMHKHIKIKEGDTVIISATPIPGNERAVSNNINNLLKYDAEVVFKKIAGIHVSGHGSKEEQKLMLNLIKPKYFMPVHGEHKMLKAHQDTAMETGIPKNNIIIAQNGSKIEVTKSGARIKGKVNAGCTLVDGLGVGDIGNIVLKDRQQLSQDGVVVIVFTLDRETGRIVAGPDIVTRGFVYSKESDDIIKEAIENIKEKIGNTSNYYSKDWGMLKNTTKDIAARFFYNKTKRNPMILPIVMEV; via the coding sequence ATGTTAAGGACAGAAAAAGGTAGTATAAGTCAAGAAAAGAAAAAAAGATTAGAAAGAAAGATTAAAATGGCAACAAAATCAACTGAAGTAGTTGAGATAAAAGAAAAAATAAAAGCTATAAAGGATGAGATTAAGGATTTAAAAAATGAAAAACCTAAGAAATCTACTTTAAAACTGAATAAGGAAAAAAAGATAGAAAAAGTAGTGGTAGTTGAAACAAAAGAGGCTAAGGCACAAAAAGAGGAAAAAATGTATGTAATTCCCCTTGGTGGATTAGAAGAAGTTGGAAAAAATAGTACTGTGGTTCAATATAGAGATGAGATAATAATAATTGACTCAGGAGTTATTTTTCCAGATGATAATTTATTAGGAATAGATTTAGTTATTCCGGATTTTAGTTTTTTAGAGAATAATAAAGATAAAATAAAAGGTCTTTTTGTAACTCATGGACATGAAGATCATATAGGCTCTATTCCATATCTTTATCAAAAGATAGATAAATCAGTTCCTATGTTTGGTGGAAAATTGACACTTGCTTTAGCTAAGTCAAAATTTGAAAATGGGTTTGGAAAAGATATTCCGAAAATGAAAGAAGTAAAGGGTCGAACAAAGATAAAAGTAGGAAAATATTTCACTGTAGAGTTTATAAAAGTTACTCATTCTATAACTGATGCTTACTCTATATTGGTAACTACTCCAGCTGGAACAGTTTTTCATACTGGGGATTTTAAAATAGATTTGACTCCTGTAGATGGAGATGGAGTAGATTTTGCAAGACTTTCTCAAATAGGAGAACAAGGAGTGGATCTTATGTTATCTGACTCTACTAACTCTGAAGTTGATGGATTTACTCCGTCTGAAAGAAGTGTAGGAGAGGCTTTTAAAGTTGAATTTTCAAAGGCTAAAGGTAGAATTATAGTTGCAGCATTTGCATCTCATGTACATAGATTACAACAGATAGTGAATGTGTCAAAGGAATATGGAAGGAAGATTGCAATAGATGGAAGAAGTTTAGTAAAAGTGTTTGAAATAGCTGGAAGTTTAGGTTATTTAAAAGTACCTAATGATATGATGGTACCACTTTCTGAAGTAGATGCTTTGAAAGATAATAAAGTGGTAATACTTTGTACTGGAACACAGGGAGAGCCGATGGCTGCTCTATCAAGAATAGCTAAAAATATGCATAAACACATAAAGATAAAAGAAGGAGATACAGTAATTATATCGGCTACGCCTATTCCTGGAAATGAAAGAGCAGTATCTAATAATATAAATAATCTATTAAAATATGATGCAGAGGTTGTATTTAAAAAAATAGCTGGAATACACGTATCTGGACATGGAAGTAAGGAAGAACAAAAACTTATGTTAAATCTTATTAAGCCAAAATATTTTATGCCAGTACATGGAGAGCATAAGATGTTAAAAGCTCATCAAGACACAGCTATGGAGACAGGGATCCCTAAGAATAATATAATTATAGCTCAAAATGGTAGTAAGATAGAGGTTACAAAATCAGGAGCTAGAATAAAAGGTAAAGTAAATGCAGGATGTACTTTAGTAGATGGTTTAGGTGTTGGAGATATTGGAAATATAGTATTAAAAGATAGACAACAATTATCACAAGATGGAGTTGTAGTAATAGTGTTTACTTTAGATAGAGAAACAGGAAGAATAGTAGCAGGACCAGATATTGTAACTAGAGGATTTGTGTATTCTAAAGAATCTGATGATATAATAAAAGAGGCTATAGAGAATATAAAAGAAAAAATAGGAAATACCTCTAATTATTATTCGAAAGATTGGGGAATGCTAAAAAATACAACAAAAGATATAGCAGCTAGATTTTTCTATAATAAAACTAAGAGAAATCCAATGATTTTACCAATAGTTATGGAAGTATAA
- a CDS encoding HD domain-containing protein, with amino-acid sequence MEEKNRRALAFITSLLELEMVQDLELFDDQGVKVSTHTYDVLKISIDELKRDYKTFLEAKERVDFFALTVGIIIHDLSKGSIRKTEEKFSHSQMMLKKPEYITKEAERVLEEIEEKIGVELKDNVRKNIIHIVLSHHGKWGKVQPNTKEAHIVHRADMYSAKYHRINPIGADKILELLAKGIQLDDIPERLNCTQGVVKDRLKRAKQELNVKTTKQLLNYYKKNKKIPIGDNFFIQRVRETEKLKRVVDKKGFKNIMLESPLLPYMIDEEIFKV; translated from the coding sequence ATGGAGGAAAAAAATAGGAGAGCACTTGCTTTTATCACCTCTTTATTAGAACTAGAGATGGTACAAGACTTAGAACTTTTTGATGACCAAGGGGTAAAGGTTTCTACTCATACATATGATGTTTTAAAAATTTCAATAGATGAGTTAAAAAGAGATTATAAAACATTTTTAGAGGCTAAAGAAAGAGTTGATTTTTTTGCTTTAACAGTTGGAATAATAATACATGATTTGAGTAAGGGAAGTATAAGGAAAACTGAAGAGAAATTTTCACATTCACAGATGATGTTGAAAAAACCCGAATATATAACAAAAGAAGCGGAAAGAGTCTTAGAGGAGATAGAAGAAAAAATAGGAGTGGAATTAAAGGATAATGTTAGGAAAAATATTATTCATATAGTTCTATCTCATCATGGAAAATGGGGGAAGGTCCAACCTAATACTAAAGAGGCTCATATTGTTCATAGAGCCGATATGTATTCGGCTAAATATCATCGAATAAACCCAATAGGAGCGGATAAAATTTTAGAGCTTTTAGCAAAAGGGATACAATTAGATGATATTCCAGAAAGGCTCAATTGTACTCAAGGTGTTGTCAAAGACAGATTAAAAAGAGCAAAACAGGAATTGAATGTAAAGACGACAAAACAACTTTTAAACTATTATAAAAAGAATAAAAAGATTCCAATAGGAGATAATTTCTTTATTCAAAGAGTTAGAGAAACTGAAAAATTAAAAAGAGTGGTGGATAAAAAAGGTTTTAAAAATATAATGCTAGAGAGTCCACTATTACCATATATGATAGATGAGGAAATATTTAAAGTCTGA
- a CDS encoding divergent PAP2 family protein has product MNHGIIFGNRILDIVFIAWFIAQFYKVLSTFFIDKKFDIKRMWETGGMPSSHSSTVSCLTTCIGICYGVSSDIFAIAIVFSVIVMYDATGIRRAAGKQAGVINQFIEKIPLMLGEKRYERYFGKEKSEKLKELLGHTPFEVLIGCILGIVVALIFTDYLQG; this is encoded by the coding sequence ATGAATCATGGTATAATTTTTGGAAATAGAATATTAGATATAGTTTTTATAGCTTGGTTTATAGCTCAATTCTATAAAGTTTTATCTACATTTTTTATAGATAAAAAATTTGATATAAAAAGGATGTGGGAAACTGGTGGAATGCCTAGTTCTCATAGCTCAACTGTTTCTTGTTTAACAACTTGTATAGGTATTTGTTATGGTGTAAGTAGTGATATATTTGCTATAGCAATAGTATTCTCGGTTATAGTTATGTATGATGCTACTGGAATAAGAAGAGCAGCAGGAAAACAAGCCGGAGTAATTAATCAATTTATTGAAAAAATACCCCTCATGTTAGGAGAAAAGAGGTATGAAAGATATTTTGGAAAAGAAAAAAGTGAAAAATTGAAAGAGCTTTTAGGACACACACCTTTTGAAGTATTAATAGGGTGTATTTTAGGAATAGTGGTAGCTTTAATTTTTACTGATTATTTACAGGGGTAG